A portion of the Panthera tigris isolate Pti1 chromosome E1, P.tigris_Pti1_mat1.1, whole genome shotgun sequence genome contains these proteins:
- the LOC122233677 gene encoding proline-rich receptor-like protein kinase PERK10 isoform X1: MWSKGSRPPPPPETKKPGACRTKPQLLGLAGKPATSRSLPTTAFSRNLTGGLPFPRAWRTPPPERPATAPHWSPDTAPRLHESPTAVKHQLPPPTAVSESHAACPRSLGPSLASSRPTRPSGDQLSPAPRESVSIGAPRVRIQPLALDSSGPSTAQMSSRTCPSSLQGSLALPRTPPPTPCSALLSVAQSRLQSHSPSREAPASPYSALPPLARSVHSTPSTTSHSEPQADLSCQWPLRSLMNCATCPPGDTEPLVAVEHILILLLGHIHRDCFVPGVLLLTLPPTCEAGMRIPVI; this comes from the exons ATGTGGTCAAAGGGGAGCcggccacccccacctccagaaaCTAAGAAGCCAGGGGCCTGCAG GACAAAGCCCCAGCTGCTGGGGCTGGCTGGGAAGCCTGCCACCAGCCGGTCCCTCCCCACCACGGCCTTCTCGCGAAACTTAACCGGAG gtctTCCTTTTCCGAGGGCCTGGCGCACCCCTCCTCCAGAGCGTCCTGCCACGGCCCCGCACTGGAGCCCAGACACAGCCCCTCGTCTCCATGAATCCCCCACGGCTGTCAAACACCAGCTCCCTCCGCCCACGGCCGTCTCTGAGTCCCACGCAGCCTGTCCTAGATCTCTGGGGCCTTCCCTCGCCTCGTCTAGACCCACACGTCCATCCGGGGACCAGCTCAG TCCTGCTCCCAGAGAATCGGTCAGCATAGGAGCCCCGAGGGTGAGGATCCAGCCTCTTGCCCTGGACTCCTCTGGACCTTCTACCGCACAGATGTCCAGCCGAACCTGTCCGTCCTCCCTCCAGGGCAGCCTGGCTTTGcccagaaccccccccccaactccctgcTCAGCTCTACTCTCCGTGGCCCAAAGCCGGCTTCAGTCCCACTCGCCTTCTCGGGAGGCACCTGCCAGCCCCTACTCAGCCCTGCCGCCTCTGGCCCGGAGTGTCCACTCTACCCCCTCCACCACATCGCACTCAGAGCCTCAAGCTGACTTGAGCTGCCAGTGGCCCCTCCGATCCCTAATGAACTGTGCCACATGTCCCCCGGGGGACACTGAGCCCCTCGTGGCCGTAGAGCACATCCTAATACTACTACTCGGTCACATCCACCGAGACTGTTTCGTACCGGGTGTTCTCCTGCTTACTCTCCCCCCAACCTGTGAGGCAGGTATGCGTATTCCTGTcatctga
- the LOC122233677 gene encoding uncharacterized protein LOC122233677 isoform X2: protein MWSKGSRPPPPPETKKPGACRTKPQLLGLAGKPATSRSLPTTAFSRNLTGGPGAPLLQSVLPRPRTGAQTQPLVSMNPPRLSNTSSLRPRPSLSPTQPVLDLWGLPSPRLDPHVHPGTSSVLLPENRSA from the exons ATGTGGTCAAAGGGGAGCcggccacccccacctccagaaaCTAAGAAGCCAGGGGCCTGCAG GACAAAGCCCCAGCTGCTGGGGCTGGCTGGGAAGCCTGCCACCAGCCGGTCCCTCCCCACCACGGCCTTCTCGCGAAACTTAACCGGAG GGCCTGGCGCACCCCTCCTCCAGAGCGTCCTGCCACGGCCCCGCACTGGAGCCCAGACACAGCCCCTCGTCTCCATGAATCCCCCACGGCTGTCAAACACCAGCTCCCTCCGCCCACGGCCGTCTCTGAGTCCCACGCAGCCTGTCCTAGATCTCTGGGGCCTTCCCTCGCCTCGTCTAGACCCACACGTCCATCCGGGGACCAGCTCAG TCCTGCTCCCAGAGAATCGGTCAGCATAG
- the ALOXE3 gene encoding hydroperoxide isomerase ALOXE3: protein MAVYSVCVTTGPYLMAGTLDNISVTLLGTCGESPKQRLDRLGRDFATGSVQKYKVRCPAELGELLLLRLYKERYAFFPKDSWYCSFICVKAPDGTCTQFPCYQWIEGYCTVELRPGTATTICQDSLPLLLDHRRRELQSRQECYRWKVYAPGFPGIIDISNFEEMETDKKFALTKTAPCTDQGDSSGNQYLPGFPMKIDFPSLLHMDPNIRYSATKTVSLLFNAIPASLGMKLRGLLDGKGSWKKLDDIRNIFWCHKTVTSEYVTEHWCEDPFFGYQYLNGVNPVMLHCLSSLPSKLPVTNDMVAPSLGPDTCLQTELERGNVFLADYWILEEAPVHCLNGRQQYVAAPLCLLWLNPQGALVPLAIQLSQNPGPQSPIFLPTDSYWDWLLAKTWVRNSEFLVHEHNTHFLCTHLLCEAFSMATLRQLPLCHPVYKLLLPHTRYTLQVNTIARATLLNPDGLVDHVTSGGRQGLLYLISTGLAHFTYTDFCLPDSLRARGVLTIPNYHYRDDGLKIWAAIQSFVSEIVGYYYPSDASVQRDTELQAWVGEIFAQAFLGRESSGFPQRLCTPGELVKFLTAIIFNCSAQHAAVNSGQHDFGAWMPNTPSSMRQPPPQTKGTATLESYLDTLPEVNVTCNNLLLFWLVSQEPKDQRPLGTYPDQHFTEEAPRRSIAAFQNRLAQISQEIRERNQGLVLPYAYLDPPVIENSVSI from the exons atggCCGTGTACAGCGTGTGTGTGACGACCGGTCCCTACCTGATGGCGGGGACCCTGGACAACATCTCTGTCACCCTGCTGGGTACTTGCGGGGAGAGCCCCAAGCAGCGGCTGGATCGCTTGGGCAGGGACTTCGCCACTGGATCG gtGCAGAAATACAAAGTGCGCTGCCCAGCCGAGCTGGGGGAGCTCTTGCTGCTGCGTCTGTACAAGGAACGCTATGCCTTCTTCCCCAAGGATTCTTGGTACTGCAGCTTTATTTGCGTCAAGGCCCCCGATGGTACCTGCACCCAGTTCCCCTGCTATCAGTGGATTGAGGGCTATTGCACCGTAGAGCTGCGACCAGGAACAG CCACAACTATTTGTCAggactccctgcccctccttctggATCACAGGAGACGGGAACTCCAGAGTCGACAGGAATGCTACCG CTGGAAGGTCTATGCCCCTGGCTTCCCTGGCATCATAGACATCAGCAACTTCGAGGAGATGGAAACAGACAAGAAATTTGCCCTGACCAAGACGGCACCTTGCACAGACCAAGGGGACAG cAGCGGGAATCAGTACCTGCCTGGCTTCCCCATGAAAATCGACTTCCCATCCCTGCTGCACATGGACCCCAATATTCGCTACTCGGCCACCAAGACGGTCTCCCTGCTCTTCAACGCCATCCCTGC gtCCTTGGGCATGAAGCTTCGAGGACTGCTGGACGGCAAGGGCTCCTGGAAGAAGCTGGATGACATCCGGAATATCTTCTGGTGTCACAAGACCGTCACTTCAG AGTATGTCACCGAGCACTGGTGCGAGGACCCGTTCTTTGGGTACCAGTATTTGAATGGTGTCAATCCCGTCATGCTCCACTGCCTCTCCAGCCTGCCCAGCAAGCTGCCTGTCACCAATGACATGGTGGCCCCCTCGCTGGGTCCGGACACCTGCCTGCAGACAGAACTAGAG AGGGGGAATGTCTTCCTAGCGGACTACTGGATCCTGGAGGAGGCCCCCGTCCACTGCCTCAACGGCCGCCAGCAGTACGTGGCCGCCCCGCTCTGCCTGCTGTGGCTCAACCCGCAGGGGGCGCTGGTGCCCTTGGCCATCCAG CTCAGCCAGAACCCCGGGCCCCAAAGCCCCATCTTTCTGCCCACTGACTCCTACTGGGACTGGCTGCTGGCCAAGACGTGGGTGCGCAACTCGGAGTTCCTGGTGCACGAGCACAACACGCACTTTTTGTGCACGCATTTGCTGTGCGAGGCCTTCTCCATGGCCACACTGCGCCAACTGCCGCTGTGCCATCCTGTCTACAAG CTCCTGCTTCCCCACACTCGCTACACGCTGCAGGTGAACACCATCGCTCGAGCCACGCTGCTCAACCCCGACGGCCTGGTGGACCAC GTGACGTCCGGCGGGAGGCAAGGCCTCCTCTACCTCATAAGCACAGGTCTGGCCCACTTCACCTACACCGATTTCTGCCTTCCGGACAGCCTGCGGGCCCGCGGCGTCCTGACCATCCCCAACTACCATTACCGAGACGACGGCCTGAAGATCTGGGCGGCCATTCAGAG CTTCGTCTCAGAAATCGTGGGCTACTATTATCCTAGCGACGCATCTGTGCAGCGGGACACGGAGCTGCAGGCCTGGGTCGGGGAGATTTTTGCTCAGGCCTTCTTGGGCCGGGAAAGCTCAG GCTTCCCGCAAAGGCTGTGCACTCCGGGAGAGCTGGTGAAGTTCCTTACTGCCATCATCTTCAACTGCTCGGCCCAGCATGCCGCGGTCAACAGTGGGCAG CATGACTTTGGGGCCTGGATGCCCAATACCCCATCATCCATgaggcagcccccaccccagaccaagGGGACCGCCACCCTGGAGAGTTATCTAGACACCCTCCCAGAAGTGAACGTCACCTGTAACAACCTTCTCCTCTTCTGGTTGGTCAGCCAGGAGCCCAAGGACCAG